The sequence TTGACACCACCCGCGATATTTTTCGACGCGTATTACAGCTCAACCTAATATAAATGCACGCAAgccattttctgtcaaaaatttttCATGCactacaacttgtatgagagcaaccgaaattgaatttgctgcgtgaaaacctaactcaatttccaatttttgttctgcgtgacatttcagTTTGACGTttacacacatgctttacattgtcgcaacgcatgcttatttcggttcGGGGAAAAAActccggttgtttgcgtgcgctaaaaaacgcagtgcggttttattaggttggcttgttagcagtcgacccccacaaatcacacaagattgcgcattgcgcatgtaaatattagatcagctgtttttttaagacgtatgaattgactcttttcctttagctcttttctTTTCTCGCTCTTTTTTTATTCGCTCAAGAGTCAACTATGACGTAGATGCGAGAACAAAGCAGTTTTAAACTCTTGAATGCGCAGTCTGGATTGGTGATTTATGGTCGACCCTGTTTTAGACTTTTACCaaataatttgacagatgtcCTGTTGCTGCCGTCGTTAATGTAATCAGGTCCAATATCTGTCGCAGCTGTTCGGAgatacttgcttttttttttgtataaatgcaGCTAACAATTTTGTACAAATTTACGCAACAAATACAACGTTTAAAGTGATTGCATTTGTACGTTTCATAATTAACAAATGGCCACGGCGAATAAAATAGGCAAAAGTCTTCAAAGACTTTACGTTGGAAATTTACCGTGGACGGTAAGTACAACTCGAAACGTTAGTTGGCTTTTACCATTTTAGTACATCCATATTTTCACAAACATCCAACCTTAAATGCTTAGGTGGGTCATCAGGAGCTGCGTGCATATTTTAAAGAATTCGGGCGTGTTTCCTATGCGAACGTAGTATTCGACAAGAAGACAGGCTGTTCCCGTGGATACGGATTTGTTGCATTTAGTGACATTAAACCAATTGAAAGGATTGAAAGCGAACAAAAGCACGTGCTAGAGGGCAATTACTTGAATGTTCAAAAAGCTTAGATATATATATGCAGATctttgaatatatatatacaaaaatataaacgtttaaaaaaaaatttttttaaattatcagaAGCCCTAGTTACAGACCATCAAAGCCGTAAAAAAGAAAATACCGAAATTGCACAATGTCGCTATCCGAT is a genomic window of Eurosta solidaginis isolate ZX-2024a chromosome 4, ASM4086904v1, whole genome shotgun sequence containing:
- the SLIRP1 gene encoding SRA stem-loop-interacting RNA-binding protein, mitochondrial; amino-acid sequence: MATANKIGKSLQRLYVGNLPWTVGHQELRAYFKEFGRVSYANVVFDKKTGCSRGYGFVAFSDIKPIERIESEQKHVLEGNYLNVQKA